One segment of Neobacillus endophyticus DNA contains the following:
- a CDS encoding YjcZ family sporulation protein yields MWGYGGFGYGGGCGYGGFGYGGTFVLIVVLFILLIIVGAACFY; encoded by the coding sequence ATGTGGGGTTACGGTGGATTTGGATACGGCGGTGGCTGCGGTTATGGGGGCTTTGGTTATGGCGGAACATTTGTCCTCATTGTTGTATTATTTATCTTGTTAATCATTGTTGGAGCTGCTTGCTTTTATTAA
- a CDS encoding YjcZ family sporulation protein: MADGYGGGFALIVVLFILLIIVGAGFVAGFGGFYY; encoded by the coding sequence ATGGCTGATGGATATGGCGGCGGTTTTGCTTTGATTGTTGTACTATTTATCCTCCTGATTATTGTAGGAGCCGGCTTTGTTGCCGGATTTGGCGGTTTTTATTATTAA
- a CDS encoding Gfo/Idh/MocA family protein, with protein MTKTLRIGIIGCGGIAKGKHLPSLAKLKQIEIAAFCDVIEERAQEAALKYGMEGAAVYADYRDLLKDQTIDVVHVCTPNDSHAEITVAALEADKHVMCEKPMAKTAADARKMVEAANQTGKKLTIGYQNRFRTDSQYLQKVCGRGDLGEIYFAKAHAIRRRAVPTWGVFLDEEKQGGGPLIDIGTHALDLTLWMMNNYQPKVVLGSTFHKLGKKKDAANAWGSWDPEKFKVEDSAFGYITMENGATIILESSWAINMLQTGEAKCTLCGTEGGADMWDGLRINGENFSKLYTNYIDLDAKGVDFYDGETESAADLEARLWIESILNDTEPVVKPEEALVVTEILEAIYKSAQTGEAVYLNRLND; from the coding sequence ATGACTAAAACATTACGGATCGGAATCATTGGATGCGGCGGGATTGCAAAGGGGAAGCATCTGCCAAGTCTTGCAAAACTTAAGCAAATAGAAATAGCCGCTTTTTGCGATGTAATAGAGGAGCGGGCACAGGAAGCAGCTTTAAAATATGGTATGGAAGGTGCAGCGGTTTACGCAGATTATCGGGACCTCCTAAAGGATCAGACAATTGATGTTGTTCATGTTTGCACACCGAATGATTCTCATGCTGAGATCACTGTGGCTGCTTTGGAAGCTGATAAGCATGTAATGTGCGAAAAACCAATGGCTAAAACCGCAGCAGATGCTAGGAAAATGGTAGAAGCTGCAAATCAGACAGGAAAAAAACTAACTATCGGGTATCAAAATCGCTTTCGTACTGACAGCCAATATTTACAAAAGGTATGCGGACGGGGTGATTTGGGAGAGATCTATTTTGCCAAAGCCCATGCGATACGCAGGCGCGCTGTTCCTACGTGGGGTGTGTTTCTAGATGAAGAGAAACAAGGCGGAGGTCCATTAATCGATATTGGAACACACGCATTGGATTTAACCTTATGGATGATGAATAATTACCAGCCAAAAGTCGTGTTAGGAAGTACATTTCATAAGCTTGGGAAGAAGAAGGATGCTGCAAATGCGTGGGGATCATGGGATCCTGAGAAATTCAAAGTCGAGGATTCTGCTTTCGGATACATTACAATGGAAAATGGCGCAACGATCATCCTTGAATCGAGCTGGGCAATTAATATGCTGCAAACAGGCGAGGCCAAATGTACGCTGTGCGGGACAGAGGGAGGAGCTGATATGTGGGACGGCCTTCGAATCAATGGTGAGAACTTCAGCAAATTATACACGAATTACATCGATTTGGATGCAAAAGGTGTTGATTTTTATGATGGGGAAACTGAAAGTGCAGCAGACCTGGAGGCCAGATTGTGGATTGAAAGTATCCTTAATGATACAGAGCCAGTTGTTAAACCGGAGGAAGCCCTTGTCGTAACGGAAATCTTGGAAGCGATCTATAAATCAGCTCAGACGGGAGAAGCAGTTTATTTGAATAGATTGAATGATTGA
- a CDS encoding sugar phosphate isomerase/epimerase family protein, whose protein sequence is MKLGVFTVLFAEKSFEEMLDLVKEAGLHAVEIGTGCYPGSSHCDVDGLLESEQARREYLQKVEERGLIISAFSCHGNPISPEQEFAKQSHETLLKTIKLASLLGVPVVNCFSGTAGDHEGAKYPNWPVTPWPNEYSDVRKWQWEEKLIPYWKEVGLFAKEHNVKIGLELHGGFLVHTPYTLLKLREETCDAIGANLDPSHLWWQGIDPVAAIKILAKEKAIHHFHAKDTYIDQDNVNMYGLTDMQPYGEVQTRAWTFRSVGCGHSLKDWTDMMSALRTYGYDYVISIEHEDPIMSIDEGLKRAILNLKSVLIEEPISQMWWA, encoded by the coding sequence TTGAAACTAGGAGTATTTACCGTTTTGTTCGCGGAAAAGTCATTTGAGGAAATGCTTGATCTTGTTAAAGAAGCTGGGCTTCATGCGGTGGAGATTGGTACGGGCTGCTATCCGGGAAGCAGCCATTGTGATGTGGATGGATTATTGGAAAGTGAACAGGCCCGCCGTGAGTATCTTCAAAAGGTGGAAGAAAGAGGTCTGATTATTAGCGCTTTTAGCTGCCATGGCAACCCGATTTCTCCAGAACAAGAATTTGCAAAGCAGTCACACGAAACCCTTTTAAAAACAATTAAGTTAGCCTCCTTATTAGGAGTGCCTGTTGTAAACTGTTTTTCCGGCACCGCGGGTGACCATGAAGGAGCCAAATATCCAAACTGGCCTGTTACCCCATGGCCGAATGAGTATAGTGACGTTCGAAAATGGCAATGGGAAGAGAAACTTATCCCCTATTGGAAAGAAGTGGGCTTATTTGCGAAGGAGCACAATGTAAAAATAGGCCTTGAACTACACGGAGGCTTTTTAGTTCATACACCTTACACATTATTAAAATTACGCGAGGAAACATGTGATGCCATCGGCGCAAATCTAGATCCAAGCCATTTATGGTGGCAGGGAATTGACCCGGTTGCAGCAATTAAAATTTTGGCAAAAGAAAAGGCGATCCATCATTTCCATGCCAAAGACACATACATTGACCAGGATAATGTCAATATGTATGGATTAACGGACATGCAGCCATACGGGGAAGTGCAAACACGTGCCTGGACCTTCCGCTCGGTCGGTTGCGGTCATAGTTTAAAAGATTGGACCGATATGATGAGTGCATTAAGGACATATGGTTATGACTATGTAATCAGCATCGAGCACGAAGACCCGATTATGTCGATCGATGAGGGATTGAAACGTGCTATTTTGAACTTAAAATCTGTTCTTATTGAAGAGCCTATTTCCCAAATGTGGTGGGCTTAA
- a CDS encoding carbohydrate kinase family protein, with the protein MNSSLFAIGEVLIDFIPLQKGEMLKNVVEFERAPGGAPANVAAAVARLGGKSSMISKLGLDAFGDFLIETLNQTGVETDKILRTDVANTALAFVSLRNDGERDFSFYRNPSADLLMKEEEIAGDWFSSGDILHFCSVDLVESPMKLAHIKAIQEAKQNGALISFDPNVRLPLWKNPDHCRETIVSFIPKAHLLKISDEELSFITNMDHEEEAIRSLFIGDVRAVIYTKGAMGAELYLKDEQFISKGYRVTVQDTTGAGDAFVGGFLYQLLANNVTPLNLEDICRRNHDEFLQFANAVGALTTTGKGAISSLPNKEQVLELMGI; encoded by the coding sequence ATGAACAGCAGCTTATTCGCAATTGGTGAGGTTTTAATAGATTTCATTCCCCTTCAAAAAGGGGAAATGTTGAAAAACGTAGTGGAGTTTGAACGGGCACCTGGAGGGGCCCCTGCCAATGTTGCCGCTGCCGTAGCAAGGCTGGGAGGGAAATCTTCGATGATTTCGAAATTAGGTTTGGATGCCTTTGGAGATTTTCTTATTGAGACATTGAACCAAACCGGTGTAGAGACGGATAAAATATTGAGAACGGATGTAGCTAATACAGCACTTGCTTTTGTTTCATTACGAAATGATGGGGAAAGGGATTTTTCCTTTTACCGTAATCCCTCAGCTGATCTCTTAATGAAAGAAGAGGAAATTGCCGGAGATTGGTTTTCAAGTGGAGATATCCTTCATTTTTGCTCTGTTGATTTGGTTGAAAGTCCCATGAAACTGGCGCATATAAAGGCGATTCAGGAAGCAAAACAAAACGGCGCGCTGATTAGCTTTGATCCCAATGTTCGGCTGCCATTATGGAAGAACCCGGATCATTGCCGGGAAACAATCGTGAGTTTTATCCCGAAAGCGCATCTTTTAAAAATCTCTGATGAAGAATTATCATTTATTACGAATATGGATCATGAGGAAGAGGCTATTCGCTCCCTATTTATTGGAGATGTTCGGGCTGTCATCTATACTAAAGGAGCAATGGGCGCAGAACTTTATCTTAAAGATGAACAATTTATATCAAAAGGATATAGAGTCACTGTACAGGATACAACAGGCGCAGGGGATGCCTTTGTCGGCGGTTTCTTGTATCAGCTGCTTGCCAACAACGTGACGCCTCTTAATTTGGAGGATATTTGTAGAAGGAATCATGACGAATTTCTTCAGTTTGCCAATGCAGTTGGGGCACTGACTACAACGGGAAAAGGGGCTATTAGTTCTCTTCCTAATAAAGAACAAGTATTAGAGTTAATGGGGATATAA
- the argH gene encoding argininosuccinate lyase produces the protein MEAQNEGESQGKQSNHQNRIFLNEGHHFPGKTYTEVVLKPAYDEAKLHLLEPMMAINKAHLIMLVEQGLLSKKDSRQIAKAIRSLDLHSIRNSHYSGQVEDLFFQVEKELLHLAGDIAGNLHIARSRNDMCITMFRLALRGKLQTAISSVLLLQDQLLKFATEHVQTLMIGYTHTQQAQPTTLGHYIMAVVDSLNRDIQRLKTAYHQCNQSPMGAAAFTTSGFRINRERMMELLGFDGFIENSYDAIAGADYIAEVMSAVQIAAMGLGRVVQDLLLWSTQEYSVLKVADPYVQTSSIMPQKRNPVSLEHLRSLFSSCVGNTQTVLTMIHNTPFGDIVDTEDDMQPYGWRSLDLLEKLCRLMAYVMGTAEVNKAVLRERAQASFAVVTELADTLVRTDILPFRTAHQIASKIVKRAISQGKPAHQITLAHVNEAALEAIGKPVLLNEEQLRQSLDPDYFVKVRSLPGGPNPDEVRRMIESRSQKQTDHKSWLITARDKSEKSFLYLDTVLLEWCLNEEK, from the coding sequence ATGGAAGCCCAAAATGAAGGAGAATCACAGGGAAAACAAAGCAACCACCAAAACCGGATTTTTTTAAATGAAGGCCATCATTTTCCTGGAAAAACCTATACAGAAGTTGTCCTTAAACCAGCGTATGATGAGGCGAAGCTGCATTTACTGGAGCCGATGATGGCTATTAATAAAGCCCATCTTATTATGCTGGTTGAACAGGGCTTATTATCGAAAAAAGACAGCCGCCAGATTGCCAAGGCAATCAGGAGCTTGGATTTACACTCTATTCGCAACTCCCACTATTCCGGACAAGTAGAGGATCTATTTTTTCAGGTGGAAAAAGAATTGCTCCATCTTGCAGGAGATATCGCTGGCAATCTTCATATTGCCAGGAGCCGAAATGATATGTGTATTACCATGTTCCGGCTGGCGCTTCGTGGAAAATTACAAACTGCCATTTCTTCCGTCCTACTATTACAGGATCAATTATTGAAATTTGCCACTGAGCATGTACAGACACTCATGATTGGCTATACCCATACACAGCAGGCCCAGCCAACAACGCTTGGCCACTATATCATGGCTGTGGTCGATTCATTAAATAGGGATATACAGCGGTTGAAAACGGCTTACCATCAGTGTAATCAAAGTCCGATGGGAGCTGCCGCCTTTACAACCTCTGGATTCCGTATTAATAGAGAAAGAATGATGGAGCTATTAGGCTTCGATGGTTTCATCGAAAACTCCTATGATGCCATTGCTGGGGCTGATTATATCGCTGAAGTCATGTCAGCTGTTCAAATTGCGGCGATGGGCCTCGGCCGCGTCGTCCAAGATTTGTTGTTATGGAGTACTCAAGAGTATTCAGTACTAAAGGTTGCTGATCCGTATGTACAAACAAGCTCCATCATGCCGCAAAAGCGCAATCCGGTTTCACTCGAACATTTACGCTCGCTATTTTCCAGTTGTGTGGGTAATACTCAAACAGTATTGACGATGATTCACAATACACCATTTGGCGATATTGTAGATACAGAGGATGATATGCAGCCATATGGGTGGAGGAGTTTAGATTTGCTGGAGAAATTGTGCAGACTCATGGCCTATGTGATGGGGACTGCTGAAGTGAATAAAGCAGTGCTTCGAGAGCGGGCACAAGCCAGTTTCGCTGTCGTCACAGAATTAGCCGACACTTTAGTCAGAACGGATATACTTCCATTCCGTACGGCTCATCAAATTGCAAGCAAGATCGTGAAAAGAGCCATATCACAAGGAAAACCAGCTCATCAAATTACATTAGCACATGTCAATGAAGCTGCGTTAGAGGCAATCGGCAAACCGGTGCTTCTGAATGAGGAACAGCTGCGGCAATCACTGGACCCCGATTATTTTGTAAAAGTTCGTTCTCTTCCCGGCGGCCCCAATCCAGACGAAGTAAGAAGAATGATTGAGAGCAGAAGCCAAAAGCAAACTGATCATAAGTCATGGTTAATAACAGCCAGGGACAAATCTGAAAAATCGTTTCTTTACCTAGATACCGTACTGTTGGAATGGTGTTTGAACGAAGAAAAGTAA
- a CDS encoding rhodanese-like domain-containing protein, producing the protein MTVKKIIAKELYERIPSSEKTFVLDVRAEEKYNEFHIEAAQFESHNIPKTVIFELDELGENQVSLPKDKEIIVTCTTGNSAAKCAEILDRLNFNVKVLEGGVTAWKEYIRSINK; encoded by the coding sequence ATGACCGTAAAAAAAATAATAGCAAAAGAACTTTATGAACGGATTCCATCATCAGAAAAAACATTCGTACTAGATGTTCGGGCGGAAGAAAAGTACAACGAGTTTCACATAGAAGCTGCACAATTTGAAAGCCATAATATTCCTAAGACAGTGATTTTTGAACTAGATGAACTCGGTGAAAATCAGGTATCTTTGCCGAAGGATAAGGAAATTATTGTGACCTGTACAACGGGAAATTCTGCTGCAAAATGTGCAGAGATCCTCGACCGTTTAAACTTTAATGTTAAGGTTTTAGAGGGTGGCGTTACGGCTTGGAAGGAATACATCAGGTCCATAAATAAGTAA
- a CDS encoding Gfo/Idh/MocA family protein, which translates to MTNRTYHLVIVGYGGMGSYHAKLLEDNQNIDVIGTFDILEERREASLADGYKAYESLSAVLSDSAVDFVLISTPNDVHKEIAVAALNAKKHVICEKPVTIYSEELLEIMEAAKRNDRAFIVHQNRRWDEDFLTIKKVYDEKLIGDVFHMESRVQGANGIPGDWRHLKVYGGGMLLDWGVHLLDQLLYMVDSKIASVYANLSYILGDEVDDGFQVFIMFENGVTSLVEVGTTNFIQMPRWYVKGTKGTAVINDWDINGKMVIQNLAEAVEAPKPIKAGQGLTKTMAPPSEKAVRSTDLPKVEQAMESFYDNVISVVEGKAEPIIKNEEVLRVLRLMETIFISAETNEIIKDFDYVNSESNIK; encoded by the coding sequence ATGACGAATCGAACGTATCATTTGGTAATTGTCGGTTATGGAGGCATGGGAAGTTATCACGCCAAGCTATTAGAAGATAATCAAAATATAGATGTCATTGGTACCTTTGATATTCTGGAGGAGAGAAGAGAAGCTTCCTTAGCGGACGGATACAAGGCATATGAAAGCCTTTCAGCCGTTTTATCTGACAGCGCGGTAGATTTTGTTCTAATTTCGACTCCAAACGATGTGCATAAAGAAATTGCCGTGGCAGCTTTAAATGCCAAAAAGCATGTTATATGCGAAAAGCCTGTGACCATTTACAGTGAGGAATTACTGGAGATCATGGAAGCGGCAAAACGAAATGATCGGGCATTTATTGTCCATCAAAATCGCAGATGGGATGAAGATTTCCTCACGATTAAGAAGGTATATGATGAGAAACTAATTGGTGATGTTTTTCACATGGAATCAAGGGTTCAAGGAGCAAATGGAATACCTGGAGACTGGCGCCACCTGAAAGTGTATGGGGGAGGCATGCTGCTGGACTGGGGCGTCCATTTATTGGATCAGCTCTTATATATGGTAGACAGTAAGATTGCTAGTGTCTATGCCAATTTAAGTTATATTTTAGGAGATGAAGTAGATGACGGCTTCCAAGTTTTCATTATGTTTGAAAACGGTGTCACCTCTTTGGTGGAAGTTGGTACCACCAATTTCATTCAAATGCCCCGATGGTATGTAAAAGGGACGAAGGGTACAGCCGTCATTAATGATTGGGATATCAATGGCAAAATGGTGATTCAAAATCTGGCCGAAGCAGTGGAAGCACCGAAGCCAATTAAAGCCGGACAAGGATTAACGAAAACGATGGCGCCGCCGTCTGAAAAAGCTGTTCGTTCAACTGATTTACCAAAAGTAGAGCAGGCGATGGAAAGTTTTTATGACAATGTCATTTCGGTTGTTGAAGGCAAAGCAGAACCAATTATCAAAAATGAGGAAGTTTTGCGTGTCCTAAGATTGATGGAAACGATCTTTATATCTGCCGAAACAAATGAGATCATCAAAGATTTCGATTATGTAAACTCTGAAAGTAATATTAAATAA
- a CDS encoding glycoside hydrolase family 13 protein yields MSKKWWKESIAYQVYPRSFMDSNGDGIGDLKGITSKLDYLKDLGIDVIWICPMYKSPNDDNGYDISDYQDIMNDFGTMADFDELLEEVHKRGMKLILDLVINHTSDEHPWFIESRSSKDNPKRDWYIWSDGKDEKEPNNWESIFSGPAWKFDEETDQYFMHIFSERQPDLNWENPEVRAALADMVNWWLDKGIDGFRVDAISHIKKEPGFPDMPNPKELDYVPCFEYMMNVEGIDEFLSEFSQKTLKNYDIMTVGEANGVGLDDAEKWVGEENGYFNMIFQFEFLDLWDKDVNGSINVRILKKILTKWQLGLEGRGWNALFIENHDQPRRVSSWGNDKEYWKESAKMLGALYFLMKGTPFIYQGQEIGMTNVHFPSIEDYNDVGMINYYKIESEKGRSHEEIMKVVWEKGRDNARTPMQWDSSSMAGFTTSGHTWLGINPNYKEINVANQWGDPDSILSFYKKLIQLRKENPIFVYGTYELLLPNHPRLFVYTRKLGSKKVIIINNFSKKSTRLKVPSQVSYKASELVLNNYDSADHQLRREFTLKPYETRVYFLK; encoded by the coding sequence ATGAGTAAAAAATGGTGGAAAGAAAGTATTGCTTATCAGGTTTATCCCCGCAGTTTCATGGATAGCAATGGCGACGGAATTGGGGATTTAAAAGGAATAACTTCAAAATTAGACTACTTGAAGGATTTAGGGATTGATGTCATTTGGATTTGCCCGATGTATAAATCACCAAATGATGATAACGGTTACGATATTTCTGATTACCAGGATATTATGAATGATTTCGGGACAATGGCCGATTTTGATGAACTGTTGGAAGAGGTTCATAAGCGCGGCATGAAATTGATTTTGGACCTGGTAATCAACCATACAAGTGATGAACATCCATGGTTTATCGAATCCCGCTCCTCGAAGGACAATCCGAAGCGTGATTGGTACATTTGGAGCGATGGAAAAGATGAAAAGGAGCCAAATAACTGGGAATCAATTTTTAGCGGCCCTGCGTGGAAATTTGATGAAGAAACCGATCAGTATTTCATGCACATCTTCTCCGAGCGCCAGCCTGATTTGAATTGGGAAAATCCCGAAGTGCGGGCTGCCTTGGCGGATATGGTGAACTGGTGGCTTGATAAAGGAATTGACGGCTTCCGAGTTGATGCGATTTCCCATATCAAAAAAGAACCGGGATTTCCTGATATGCCAAATCCGAAAGAATTGGATTACGTCCCTTGTTTTGAATACATGATGAATGTTGAGGGAATTGATGAATTTCTTTCGGAATTCTCACAAAAGACGCTTAAAAACTATGACATCATGACCGTTGGTGAAGCCAATGGAGTTGGACTCGATGACGCCGAAAAATGGGTTGGCGAAGAAAATGGCTATTTCAATATGATTTTTCAGTTTGAATTTTTGGACCTATGGGATAAGGACGTTAATGGTTCCATCAATGTTCGTATCTTGAAAAAGATCTTAACCAAATGGCAGCTTGGTCTGGAAGGAAGAGGCTGGAACGCATTATTCATCGAAAACCATGACCAGCCCCGCAGGGTTTCGAGCTGGGGGAATGACAAGGAGTATTGGAAAGAAAGTGCCAAAATGCTTGGAGCGCTTTATTTCTTAATGAAAGGGACACCGTTTATTTATCAGGGACAGGAAATTGGCATGACCAATGTTCATTTCCCTTCGATAGAAGATTACAATGACGTAGGAATGATTAATTATTACAAGATAGAATCGGAAAAGGGACGGTCTCATGAGGAGATTATGAAGGTTGTTTGGGAGAAAGGCCGTGATAATGCCCGCACACCAATGCAATGGGATTCTTCGAGCATGGCAGGGTTCACAACCTCGGGGCATACATGGCTTGGAATAAACCCGAATTATAAGGAGATTAATGTAGCCAATCAATGGGGTGACCCTGATTCAATTCTAAGTTTCTATAAAAAATTAATCCAATTAAGAAAAGAGAATCCGATATTTGTTTACGGCACTTACGAATTATTATTGCCGAATCATCCGAGACTGTTTGTATATACAAGAAAATTAGGCAGTAAAAAGGTGATCATCATAAATAATTTCAGTAAAAAATCAACCAGACTAAAGGTTCCATCTCAAGTATCCTATAAGGCTTCCGAACTTGTTTTAAATAATTATGACTCTGCCGACCATCAATTACGAAGAGAATTTACGTTAAAGCCTTATGAAACAAGGGTATATTTTTTGAAATAG
- a CDS encoding AraC family transcriptional regulator codes for MSENILFCGYSYHINGYHSQYKSGYPIYLFRLQTEGLCEVVVKGRTVELGKGDLLLIKPGDHYELLVQAGQNSADYHLGCEGAWIDEWWNRSEKPDVSRIDLDEKLLSLWRQIMIEKRRPAQSQNEELAGYLLRALCLSLERAVTETGHSFSHPYPVTRMMRYIEEHATIPFKLEEVAQHAGLSVSRSVHLFKSSVGKTMMEYAQEIRLSAAIERMKYTTQTLEQIAIDCGFGSYPYFHRVFKKKYGVAPGTYRRNE; via the coding sequence ATGTCGGAGAACATATTATTTTGCGGCTATTCTTATCATATAAATGGTTACCATTCCCAATATAAATCCGGATACCCAATTTATCTTTTTCGTCTGCAAACAGAGGGGCTTTGCGAGGTAGTAGTCAAGGGAAGAACGGTAGAGCTTGGGAAAGGAGATCTTTTGCTTATTAAGCCTGGAGATCACTACGAACTCCTCGTCCAAGCCGGACAAAACAGTGCAGACTATCATTTAGGCTGCGAGGGAGCTTGGATTGATGAATGGTGGAACCGTTCCGAAAAGCCGGATGTTTCCAGGATTGATCTGGATGAAAAGCTGCTGTCTTTATGGCGGCAAATCATGATTGAAAAGCGGCGGCCAGCCCAAAGTCAAAACGAAGAACTTGCTGGCTATTTGCTGCGGGCCCTTTGTTTATCTCTTGAACGAGCTGTTACCGAAACAGGCCATTCCTTTAGCCATCCATATCCTGTAACACGAATGATGCGATACATTGAAGAACACGCCACCATCCCGTTTAAATTGGAAGAAGTTGCGCAGCATGCCGGACTCAGCGTCTCCCGGTCTGTCCATCTGTTTAAAAGCAGCGTTGGAAAAACAATGATGGAATATGCACAGGAAATTCGCTTGTCTGCGGCCATCGAACGGATGAAATACACGACACAAACACTTGAACAAATTGCTATAGATTGCGGTTTTGGCAGCTATCCCTATTTTCACAGAGTTTTTAAAAAGAAATATGGTGTTGCACCGGGAACGTACAGACGAAATGAATAA
- a CDS encoding sucrose-6-phosphate hydrolase, giving the protein MIWTTEQRYRRIEDARPDEVTQLKEKVKACKWRQTFHIQPETGLLNDPNGFSYYNGEYHLFYQWFPLGPVHGLKYWYHTKSKDLVHWENVGVGIEPSSYFDSHGAYSGSAIEHEGKLYLLYTGNTRDENWLRHPYQCLAIMNEQNEIQKLEHPVIASIPNGYTDHYRDPKVWKEGSLFYAVIGAQRESKDGCAVLYRSSDLLNWQFQGELSTNLKDFGYMWECPDYFELDEQGVLLFCPQGIMPKEDNFHNIYQSGYILGNKLDVNNLSMPHGSFHELDKGFDFYAPQTIQAPDGRRILVGWMGLPDIEYPTDNSGWAHCLTLPRELSIRNGKLIQQPVKELESLRGEQQNVEDLLNHDKKVYDAFSGTAFEMICHFENYDAEEFGIEFRAGEIEKTIIKYDAAERKVVLDRTLSGESVAEDYGTVRKGYLKAQKIKFHMYVDTSSVEIFVNDGEEVFTSRIFPNSDSQDIRFFSNGKTRFNATKWDYQ; this is encoded by the coding sequence ATGATTTGGACAACTGAACAGCGTTATCGCCGCATTGAGGATGCGAGACCGGATGAAGTCACTCAATTAAAAGAAAAAGTAAAAGCCTGCAAATGGCGGCAAACGTTTCATATTCAACCTGAAACAGGACTACTCAATGATCCTAATGGTTTTTCTTACTATAATGGTGAGTACCATTTATTTTATCAATGGTTCCCGCTTGGGCCAGTACACGGATTAAAATATTGGTATCATACTAAATCAAAGGATCTTGTTCATTGGGAGAATGTTGGTGTGGGAATTGAACCTTCCAGCTATTTCGACAGTCACGGAGCTTATTCCGGTAGTGCAATCGAGCATGAAGGAAAGCTTTATTTACTCTATACAGGAAATACGCGAGATGAGAATTGGCTGAGACATCCTTATCAATGCTTAGCAATCATGAATGAACAGAATGAAATTCAAAAGCTGGAACATCCTGTTATTGCGAGTATCCCAAACGGATATACAGATCACTACCGAGATCCTAAGGTATGGAAAGAAGGCAGCTTGTTTTACGCCGTGATTGGTGCGCAACGGGAAAGTAAAGACGGCTGTGCCGTTCTCTATCGTTCATCAGATTTGCTAAACTGGCAGTTTCAAGGGGAGTTAAGCACTAATTTGAAAGATTTCGGCTATATGTGGGAATGTCCGGACTATTTCGAATTAGATGAACAAGGTGTTCTCCTTTTTTGTCCTCAAGGCATTATGCCGAAAGAAGATAATTTCCACAACATTTATCAATCTGGATATATACTTGGTAACAAGTTGGACGTTAACAATTTGTCGATGCCACATGGTTCTTTTCATGAGCTGGATAAAGGATTTGACTTTTATGCTCCTCAAACTATTCAAGCCCCAGACGGGCGGCGGATATTAGTAGGCTGGATGGGTCTTCCGGATATTGAGTATCCAACTGATAATAGCGGCTGGGCGCACTGTTTAACATTGCCAAGGGAATTGTCAATCCGAAATGGCAAATTGATTCAACAGCCTGTTAAAGAACTTGAGTCCCTGCGTGGGGAACAACAGAATGTTGAAGATCTGCTTAACCATGATAAGAAAGTGTATGATGCATTTTCCGGAACAGCTTTTGAAATGATTTGTCATTTCGAGAATTACGATGCGGAAGAGTTCGGGATTGAATTCAGGGCAGGGGAGATAGAAAAAACCATTATTAAGTATGATGCAGCTGAGAGGAAAGTAGTACTCGATCGAACTCTCTCAGGGGAATCGGTGGCAGAAGATTATGGAACGGTAAGAAAAGGCTATTTGAAAGCACAAAAGATTAAGTTTCATATGTATGTAGATACATCTTCTGTCGAAATTTTTGTGAATGATGGTGAAGAGGTATTTACGAGCCGGATTTTCCCGAATTCAGATAGCCAAGACATTCGCTTCTTCTCAAATGGAAAGACACGGTTCAATGCAACAAAATGGGATTATCAATAA